One window of Bifidobacterium pseudocatenulatum DSM 20438 = JCM 1200 = LMG 10505 genomic DNA carries:
- a CDS encoding acyltransferase family protein: MILAHHFVVHNGYDVKNLSLGPERIFFQLVMQGDGKVGVVIFFTISAWFFLDKEQTIKSNLKRIWILEREVLFWSLALMAFFLVFDRADFGMKTIVRSVAPTIMGMWWYVTAYATFLALLPFLSKGLRAFGEHMHYALAITVLAIWGLTSFIPGTFGVNDSVFGFIYLFILISAYKWYMKPFTLKQTWLMTGTGLGFFLLYTCASVMLSLFGIDKGIFIAGSFKLPVIMVGFGMFLLFDPLSFRSRIINRIARSAFAVYLITDYPATRTLLWKHLFVLENLYQQPFAILQILGILLTIYLVSAL, translated from the coding sequence ATGATTCTTGCCCACCATTTCGTCGTCCATAACGGCTATGACGTCAAGAATCTTTCACTGGGACCTGAGAGGATCTTCTTCCAGCTCGTCATGCAGGGCGATGGCAAAGTGGGCGTCGTCATCTTCTTCACCATCTCCGCGTGGTTCTTCCTCGACAAGGAACAGACCATCAAATCGAACCTCAAACGCATATGGATTCTGGAACGCGAGGTGCTGTTTTGGAGCCTTGCTCTCATGGCATTCTTTCTGGTTTTCGACCGTGCTGACTTCGGTATGAAAACGATCGTTCGTAGCGTCGCGCCGACCATTATGGGAATGTGGTGGTATGTTACCGCATACGCCACCTTCCTCGCCCTGCTGCCGTTCCTTTCCAAGGGGCTACGCGCGTTCGGCGAACATATGCATTACGCGCTTGCCATAACGGTGCTGGCGATCTGGGGACTGACAAGCTTCATTCCCGGAACTTTTGGAGTGAACGATAGCGTGTTCGGCTTCATCTACCTATTCATCCTCATCTCCGCGTACAAGTGGTACATGAAGCCGTTCACGCTCAAACAGACTTGGCTGATGACCGGAACCGGACTGGGATTCTTCCTCTTGTACACATGCGCTTCCGTTATGTTATCGTTGTTCGGAATCGATAAGGGCATCTTCATCGCCGGATCGTTCAAGCTGCCCGTCATCATGGTGGGCTTCGGCATGTTTCTACTGTTCGACCCGCTTTCCTTCCGCAGTCGGATCATCAACCGCATAGCCCGGTCCGCATTCGCGGTTTACCTGATCACCGATTATCCCGCCACGAGAACATTGCTTTGGAAGCACCTGTTCGTGCTGGAGAACCTTTATCAGCAGCCTTTCGCCATTCTGCAAATCCTCGGCATCCTGTTGACGATCTATTTAGTGTCTGCACTCTGA
- a CDS encoding EpsG family protein, whose translation MFIYITSVFCCILLVCVADKLNKKAEVLPFAIVFLILFTISGFRYGVGTDYFFTYVPTYKQIYNGTPPPMEPIFLWLNKLCIDFAGSWYQSIFIITSFIFIGLIYIVIYNMPCSKVLLTVSFLCGGYFLYSFNVVRQTIATALFCCALLFVERNMDGKKRLQSLFAAFFLVAIAVGFHYSALIYFVVITLLYLKLDKKIYLSLFFASAVLVPTFVAVIGILLKGTKYENYISGYWPDPSKAFSLSSLLFVGFFFVYLFTESKEDDHWFNIFRNLHFIGSIAIMIGLFIPLGQRVSALFYLLNFLSIPYYIEYYITEKNKMLIKILYLSFCFFMFLHTLAVNGNGILPYHFAI comes from the coding sequence ATGTTTATTTATATAACATCTGTTTTCTGCTGCATACTTTTGGTATGTGTTGCAGATAAATTAAATAAAAAAGCAGAGGTTTTACCTTTTGCTATTGTTTTTTTGATTTTATTTACAATATCTGGATTCCGATATGGAGTTGGAACAGATTATTTTTTTACATATGTTCCAACTTATAAACAGATATATAATGGCACACCTCCACCAATGGAGCCAATATTTCTATGGCTTAACAAGCTATGCATTGATTTTGCAGGTAGTTGGTATCAATCTATATTTATTATTACAAGCTTTATTTTCATAGGTTTAATATATATTGTTATATATAATATGCCATGTTCAAAAGTTCTACTGACTGTTTCTTTTTTGTGTGGTGGGTATTTCTTATACTCATTTAATGTGGTTCGCCAGACAATAGCTACCGCACTATTCTGTTGTGCATTATTGTTTGTGGAAAGAAATATGGATGGCAAAAAACGATTACAGAGTCTTTTTGCAGCTTTTTTCTTGGTTGCGATAGCGGTAGGTTTTCATTATTCCGCTCTAATTTATTTTGTTGTTATCACTCTCCTCTATCTAAAGCTTGACAAAAAAATATATTTGTCCCTTTTTTTCGCTTCGGCTGTTCTCGTACCTACTTTCGTTGCAGTTATTGGCATTTTGCTCAAAGGGACAAAGTATGAGAATTATATATCCGGCTACTGGCCAGATCCCAGCAAAGCATTTTCATTATCATCTTTACTATTTGTAGGTTTCTTCTTTGTTTATTTGTTTACGGAATCTAAAGAGGATGATCATTGGTTTAATATTTTTAGAAATTTACATTTCATAGGATCCATAGCTATTATGATTGGCCTGTTTATACCACTAGGTCAGAGAGTTTCTGCATTGTTTTATTTGCTTAATTTTCTTAGCATACCGTACTATATTGAATACTATATAACAGAAAAAAATAAAATGCTTATAAAGATATTATATTTATCTTTTTGTTTTTTCATGTTCCTGCACACATTGGCAGTTAATGGAAATGGTATTTTACCATACCATTTCGCTATATGA